Part of the Elusimicrobiota bacterium genome is shown below.
AAAGCCGCCGCCGAGGTCCAAAAGCGCGCCTTTGGATAAGATCCGCCGAGGTCTTTGCGAGATTGGGAGACACGGTCCTTGTCACCACGACCTACTTGAAGGCGCGTTCCCACGATTTGGCTTTCCCGCCCATGAGCGCGAATCAACGGAAGTGGAAGGAATCATTGACGCGCACTTAAACAAATTAATCGAGGAATCGGGGGCCGGTTCCTTCGCCGTTTTAACCCGGGAAGACGAAAAAGCGGAGCGCGTTGCCGCGATCTGGCGGGCCTATATGGCGTCGCTGTCGGTCGAAAACGAGATTCAGCGGGGGCGGTTGGCTCTGCACAACGCGGAAGGGACGGCCGACCTGTCGCCGGAATTTCAAGCGACGTTTGAAGAAGCCACGGGCGTCGTTCGGGACTTGTTGGACCGGCAGGTGTTTCGGTCTGTAAACATCGTGTGCCCCCATCGACCGCGCCGCGTGGTCACGGGTGGAAATCAACCAATTTCCCCGTGGATGCCCGCGACTCGCTGCAGGGAAATCCTCTCCCTGCTGCAAGCCGCTTCAACAATAAGCGACGTCGTGCTTGTGATGGATTTGGACGAATTTCGATCGCGGTTCGGCGACATCCGGGCCCGATCGCTTTCCCGTATTTTGGGCCGCTGGGCGAGCCACCGCAACCCCCTGCCGCTGGTTTTCCTTTCGAGCGAGGAAACCAACGCCGATTTCACCGAAAACCTTCCTGTTTTCTTCCGTTGGATTCCTCAGCATCGGCTGAGGTCGCCAACGCCAAAGTGCTTTGGATTGTGAAGTAACGGCGCTGGAAAGGACGGGCGTCCCGGTCGAATCGGGGCGCGGGTTTGGCTGGAACTGAAATTGGCCCGGGAAGAGGGTGGACTTCGCCCTCGCCGCCCTGCTTTTGCGCGACGGCGCCGCCGAAGCGCACCGCCAACATCGTCGTCTGATGGTGGACGATTTGGAATCGGCCTGGTTGGCGATGCAATCCGGGGAATTGGCCGCCCGCGTGCGCATGCCTGCGGACCCCCGCCGGCGCCGGGGCATGGCTCTTCTGGCGCAGATGAACAACGCTCAAGAAGGATCCCACGAATACGGCAACATCCGCGATGTGCTGGAGAACCTGGTTCGGTTTCCGTGGTTGAAACGCACCCGAAGCCCCCTTCCGCCGTTGGCCGAGTTGGACCCGGTGGCCCAAGAAAAGGAATATCGGCGCGCGGGCCAAGCCATCTTGCGGAGCGCGCGGCTTCACTTGGACGAAAGTCATTACGGCATGAACGAAGCGAAAGAGGAGATCGCCGACTATTTGGCCGAACAAATCCAGCGGGAGCGGCACGGAAAACGGGGCACCGGCAAGGTTCTTTGCCTGGTGGGGCCCGCGGGGGTCGGAAAATCGACTTTGGGGGAATCCATCGCGCGCGCGTTGGGCCGCGAATTCGGCCGCGTCCCTCTGGGGGGCACCCGGGACCCGGCGGAAATCCGGGGACATTCGCCCACCTATCAGGGGGCCATGCCCGGGAACATCGTCCAGACGCTTCAGAAAGTTCAGGTCAAGAACCCCGTGGTCCTTTTGGACGAAATTGAGAAAATGGACTCCGGTATTCAGGGCAATCCGGCCGACGTCCTCCTGCAGGCGTTGGACGAAGAGCAAAACGAGCACTTCACCGACCACAACATCGGCGACGTGGATCTTTCGGAAGTCCTCTTTATCGCCACCGCCAACGAAGAAGAGAAAATCCCTGAACCGTTGAAGGATCGGATGGAAATTGTTCGCTTGCCCGCCTACGACCGGGCTGAGAAGATTACGATCGGGACCGAAAAGCTTTTGCCGCGCGTGTTGCGCGACTTGGGTGTGGCCGCGGAGCAAGTCCAAATTCCCCACCCCCAGGAATTGATGACCCTGTTGGTCGATGGTTACACCCAGGAGCCGGGAGTCCGCGAACTGGGGAAACAATTAACGCGTCTGATGAAGCGCGTCCTCACCGATGTGTACTTGTCCGGGGGTCGACCGGTGGTGCTCACCCCCGAATCCCTGCGCGGTTACATGGGCCTCCCCCGCCGGGGGATCGCGGCTCGTTCCTTTTCCGAAGTGGGCGAGGCGGTGGGGCTGGTGGTTTCCCCCCGCGGCGGCGGGACCATCAACATCCAAGCGGACGCGCGTCCCGGCCCCGACCCCGATGCGCCCATTGAATTGTCAATTTCGGCCAACTCCAAGCGGACATGCTGTTCAGCATTGAAACCGCGCTCTCTTTTTACGGAAAAACTCGACCCGACTCGGCGTGCCCCCCGCCGCGATGAAAGGCCAACGGGTCTTGATCAATATTTCGCCGGGGGACGTCAAGAAAGACGGCCCTTCCGCGGGAATCGGTTTCGTGGCGACCATTTATTCCGCCCTGACCGGGAGGCCGTTGCGTCAGGACTACGCGATGACCGGTCAGGTGGACGATGAAGGGAAAGTCTATCCCATCGGGGTTGAAGGAAAAAATTCTCGCGGCTTTGGAGGACCGGGCTTCCACCGTGATCCTGCCCGTGGGGAACAAAGAGGAATTGATTAAAACGATTTTCATTCAGTCGCCGGATTTGAAAGGCATCATCGAGGAAAACGGTCTTCAACGAATCACGGTGGAGCAGAAGAAACCGGTGGGAAATCCGTCTTCTCCGACGGCCGAGGATTCAACCTGGATCGCTTTAAACGCCTTCCTGTCGACCAAGGCTCAACGGTACGGTCTCCTCGCCGAATCCGATCGTTTCGGAGCGTTGAACCTGGCCGGAACGCCGGTGCAAATGCGTCAATTTCTAACCGATTCCGAAATTCAAAAAAACATTTCTTATCCCGTCACCTATTTGATCGTTTCGAACGTGGAGGAGGCTTTGAACGCCCTCCGAACGCCGGATGGGAACGACGGGTCGGAGGGGCCCCTCGACCGCTCCTCCGCCCCGCCATCGGCCAGTGTCGCCATGGGCGGAACCTTTTCGGCCCTCCTGCCCGGCCTTTTTTATTCGTCCAATTCCAGCGCGGCCACGCTGCTCCCGTCGGTCCCCGACGTCTTGACGCTTTCGTCGGCCGCCTTGGCGCCTGTCTTGTTGTTCCTGGGCGTTGTGGCATTCCGTTCGATTCGTCCGCGCGTTAACGTCACGCTTCTCTCTCAAAAGGCGTTGCGCGGTTTTGAGCGGTTGTCCAAGGATGTTTTTGCGGACGTTGCCTCGAAGGCCTTGGCGTTACTCTTCGAATCGGTCACCTTTCCCACTCGACTGAAAAATACGCCTCTGGCGCAGGGCATCGCGGGGGCGGCGGATGCCCCCCTGTCGGGCCGGACTTTTGTTGCGCAATTCCCGCTTTTATCGGCCTCGCTTTCCGGGAACGCCTATCGTTTCTGGGAGGCCCGCTGGAACGGCGGGGAGGCGGGACAACGCGGCTTTAAAGTCCTGGCCGACTGGGCCGAAAAGTTCATGATTCAAAATGAAATCCGGGGCGGGGGTATCGCCGATCCTTTCACGGGCAATCCGGGGGCGAGCGCGAAGGGGCCGGATCGGGGAAATAGGGGACAGTCCATTTCTCCGGCCGCTAAGTTTGCGGGCTTGGTTCGATCGGTTTCCTTCGCCATTAATCCCGTGGCGGAGGCGCGGCTAAATCAAGTGA
Proteins encoded:
- a CDS encoding AAA family ATPase, with the translated sequence MDFALAALLLRDGAAEAHRQHRRLMVDDLESAWLAMQSGELAARVRMPADPRRRRGMALLAQMNNAQEGSHEYGNIRDVLENLVRFPWLKRTRSPLPPLAELDPVAQEKEYRRAGQAILRSARLHLDESHYGMNEAKEEIADYLAEQIQRERHGKRGTGKVLCLVGPAGVGKSTLGESIARALGREFGRVPLGGTRDPAEIRGHSPTYQGAMPGNIVQTLQKVQVKNPVVLLDEIEKMDSGIQGNPADVLLQALDEEQNEHFTDHNIGDVDLSEVLFIATANEEEKIPEPLKDRMEIVRLPAYDRAEKITIGTEKLLPRVLRDLGVAAEQVQIPHPQELMTLLVDGYTQEPGVRELGKQLTRLMKRVLTDVYLSGGRPVVLTPESLRGYMGLPRRGIAARSFSEVGEAVGLVVSPRGGGTINIQADARPGPDPDAPIELSISANSKRTCCSALKPRSLFTEKLDPTRRAPRRDERPTGLDQYFAGGRQERRPFRGNRFRGDHLFRPDREAVASGLRDDRSGGR